Proteins from a single region of Hordeum vulgare subsp. vulgare chromosome 6H, MorexV3_pseudomolecules_assembly, whole genome shotgun sequence:
- the LOC123405919 gene encoding DNA mismatch repair protein MLH1-like codes for MEVDDAAPRGGGAGGEPPRIRRLEESVVNRVAAGEVIQRPSSAVKELVENCIDAGSSTISVTIKDGGLKLIQVSEDGHGIRCEDLPILCEMHTTSKLSAYEDLQTIKSMGFRGEALASMTYVGHVTVTIITEGQLHGYRVSYRDGVMENDPKPCAAVKGTQIMVENLFYNVVACRKTLQNSALQSYSIKIVDFISRFGVHHINVNFSCTKS; via the exons ATGGAGGTCGACGACGCGGCGCCGCGTGGCGGGGGCGCGGGCGGGGAGCCGCCCCGCATCAGGCGGCTAGAGGAGTCGGTGGTGAACCGCGTTGCCGCGGGGGAGGTGATCCAGCGCCCGTCGTCGGCGGTGAAGGAGCTCGTCGAGAACTGCATCGACGCCGGCTCCTCCACCATCTCTGTCACCATCAAGGACGGCGGCCTCAAGCTCATCCAGGTCTCAGAAGACGGTCATGGCATCCGG TGTGAGGACTTGCCAATATTGTGTGAGATGCATACTACCTCAAAGTTGTCTGCATATGAGGATCTACAGACAATAAAGTCCATGGGGTTCAgaggggaggctttggccagtATGACTTATGTTGGCCATGTTACCGTGACAATAATAACAGAAGGCCAACTGCATGGCTACAG AGTTTCTTATAGGGATGGAGTAATGGAGAATGACCCAAAGCCCTGTGCTGCGGTTAAAGGAACTCAAATCATG GTTGAAAATTTATTCTATAATGTGGTAGCTTGTAGGAAAACACTGCAGAACTCGGCATTGCAGAGTTATTCTATAAAGATAGTGGACTTCATCAGTCGGTTCGGAGTCCATCACATCAATGTGAACTTCTCTTGCACAAAG AGTTAG